The genomic interval GGCTGCGTGCATTGAAATCAAATGCCCATACAGTATACGCAGTGAGGAACTCAATAGTGAGACATGTGATTTCTTAAAAGAGACAGATGGACAACTTCATTTAGACAAAAATCATCAGTACTATTACCAGATCCAGACGCAGATGGGTGTGACTCGCATGGAAAGGTGCTTTTTTGTTGTGTGGACGGAGAGAAACTGTCACATAGAAGCAGTGATGTTTGACGAGGGTTTGTGGCAGACTATTTGTGAAGAAGCAGAAAAATTCTTTAAATCGGCAATACTGCCAGAATTAGTTGGGAAGTTTTACACGACATTACCAGGATCTGTCTTAAAGTCAGTTGATGTGAACAAGAAAGTAGTGACTGACAGTCTAAATTGTTACCCCACCAATGTGAGTGATGAAACTTTATACTGTCTTTGTAGTCAGGTGGAACACGGTGAGATGATAGCGTGTGATAACACTGAATGTAAAATTGAATGGTTTCACTACAGGTGTGTTAAAATAGAGAAACCACCAAAGGGCAAATGGTACTGCCCTGACTGTCGCAGATTACCGGCATTCAAAAGGAAGCGGATTGTGTAATAAGTTGTAACCTACTGTAGGAGGAGTATGGCATTTAAACTTTAAGTGATTTTGTAAGAAAAGTTCatgtgtaaatatttgtaaatgctgttttgtatatattttgtatatataatattactGTTCAgttgtcaattaaaaaaattcaataacTATGAGGgaaattaaaacacattcaattagAAGGGTTTAACTTGATGTACTTTATTAAAACCATAACTGTTTTGCTCATTACCTGTATatcattgtatattttgtaaatgttttgtatatattgtaaGCTTTCAAgattaataaaatgtacatatattgtatacatcacTACTGATCTAATGAGACACGGACGCGTTCTGAgcaaactgggctttatgcatgtacttaaagtgtcgtctcagatcagactgttcagtctgcacaggcttattcgCGAAGGCCTTTTTCTAATTTATGACAGTtgctgttaaaatgaagtctcttcttagcaaacatccaattGAGGAAgacagtgtcatcccttattcgccagtgcagactgcacaggctaatctggggcgacactacgcacatgcactatacctagttttctcagaacatgactcaaataaTAAGATAGTACAATCAAACATTAGAGCAATATTCTAAAACATGTTTGAAACCTCAATATCGGATATTGTACAATGTACAGTACACGTTTCCTGAATTAATTGCAATAATGTTTACTAACATGATTTGGGTTGAATATTTGCCACACATTTATATGtacagtatttatttatgaaaaattgaTACGGTTAAACCTCTAAATATTAAAATCTTTGTTGCTCTTCTAAtggtttttattttgattattctcaatacatgtatgtatatatgcattcaataaatatttatgttcctTTCAAAGTGTAATATTGATTACTCTTGCTCTTATAAATGAGAATCAGTCCATATAAACAATCAATGAGAAGCATTTCACTCAAAACAAACAACTGAGTCATTCATGTTAACTAGAGAACAACAGACATGAGCTATTTTGTCGATCACTGTTACTACACCCGCTTGTCCGGAATTAAGAAAACTGATAGGAATTGTTCCGttcaaaaatgtgtatttttgtctGACAGTCCCAATAACACGTTCCACGTGTATACGTACATTAGCCAATTTTCTTGTGGTTTCCAAATCAACCGGAGAAAGCTGGTCTCTCCCCTTTGTGAAAGCAGGGATATTCACTTGGGCACACATTATTCCTACACTGTCTCGTATATCGAACCCTCTGTCGGCTAATATAAGATCACCAGGTAATAACTTATCAAGAAAGCCGCTGTGCTCTGTAATATATTTATCGCTAACTCTTCCGCCCCAAGCTTTAGATATGAAAGAAACAGTTCCTTGTGGTGTGATACCTATAAGAAATTTGATGGTGTTATGATGTTTGTATGAGGACCAGGTTTCTGCACGCGCTTTCAGATTAGATGGTCGCTCTATGTTTACTTCAAAACAATCTATGATAACAGCACATTTACGTCCAAAGTTTTTTTCGAAACTGCATTGGCATTGTCAACTGTAATGACTCGCGGTCTGGCCAATGAACGAATGGTTTCATCCGTAAATACATCACATCAATAACACTTGAAAATATCCTAGAGACAGAAGCCTTCGAAATGTCGAAATCGTACGACAAGAAAAGCACTGATAAATTCAGTCTTAACCGCATGAGTGTGAGAACTAGACATCTAAATTTGTCCAAAACATCCATGTTTTGCAAGAATGGCTCAAGGTAATTAAACAGTGTCATAAGTAAAGCAAATGTGGCAAGTCCAGTCAGGTTTTTAACTTTCTCATCGTTGTCTTCAAAGTCTTTTGGTGAAAACCTGCGGTCATTTTTCTCACAGTTTTTCCGTAATGTTTCATTTTCCTGTCTAAGAGCATTAATTTCACTGTCCATGGCACGAAGGTAGTTTCCATCCATTTCAGTCTGACATGACATGTCCTTATCGTCTTCGTCTGTCTGTTCAGACACAGAGACGTCGGGCTCTTTCGTAGTTTCAGCGAAAAGCTCCAGTTTGCGACGCTTCCTCTCTTTCATTCGGTTATACCGGCTGATACTAGGCGTAGTCCCTGTCTCAACCGACACATCTTCATGTTCTTGATTTCCTCCGAGACGTAATGTAGGACACCAATCTGGGTTGTTACGGTCATACAGCCCTGCTTTTTTCCCTGAAAAGATCAATAGTTGTGTAATAATTATAATCTGTAAGCACATATATGCATTCCTTTTCATGAAACATTTGTATAATACAGTTTGCTAAAACACGTCATCACTAATTTCATAGCTTTATGTTTGGCAAATGTGGGTGGGGTATGGCacaaaaacatgtaatttatgtagctttgttattttattaacatgtatatttcCTAACAAAGAAAATAATTCGCACTTACCGCTTAAAAAATGGACTGAACACACCCTGACATTATCCAGatttttattttcgaagttctggTTAATTTTGGCTAACCATTCACGACGCCGGTCCTCGCTCAGTTTCTCACATTCAGAGCCTTGATTTTTTATCACTGCTGGAAGTCTATAGAAATTCAAGTCCTTTTCACGGTCCTTTCTATTCGAACAACCAATAATTGCACATTTCAAAACCATTttgtcgatatgtatcacataaaatcagaaagttaAATCAGCTTTTGTGTCTGTTCATTCAGCGTATCGCATTATCGGTTTATCAGCTAGcctccgaaatggcggacatccGGTGAATTACGTAATCGGAAATCCCTctatatgacattccacgtaacttattattttcgtctaaattgaatactatatatagagaaacaatatatttataaccgaccaatgaggtaacattatgcaactttcaatttacacagtgctatatggcaacaatatggaatttgaacagtgatagtgttttaaggtctggactatcattacttgtaagtttgtataaacattcttctaatgcaattagtaaaataatgtttatattttatgtttaataatttattgcatgattattctgtgctgttatatgaatttgatgctgttaaagcttccgacatgaattcatgtcggaaccatgctattgcaaaataatgttaaacgatatgaggttgatgtaaatcgacctcatatttttAGGAGTAACGTGTGcccaatatttgtataattaatttttCGATCCCAtaaatattatgcctagatcgtttattaaaatattgttatgtcggCTTCCTTTAAACCGGATGATTTACGCCCCATGTGTTTGACGAACAGGTATGGTGTTCGAGCagtgacataaacatgttgtaatttgttttaaggtagcaaattagtcgtctttccgagtcttatatatttcaaattaacaaTACACGTTTATGCCTTTTGgtaataaagtttattttttgtattagtgTCATTTCgtgactataatgagtactgttttgcgag from Dreissena polymorpha isolate Duluth1 chromosome 1, UMN_Dpol_1.0, whole genome shotgun sequence carries:
- the LOC127874824 gene encoding uncharacterized protein LOC127874824, whose product is MVLKCAIIGCSNRKDREKDLNFYRLPAVIKNQGSECEKLSEDRRREWLAKINQNFENKNLDNVRVCSVHFLSGKKAGLYDRNNPDWCPTLRLGGNQEHEDVSVETGTTPSISRYNRMKERKRRKLELFAETTKEPDVSVSEQTDEDDKDMSCQTEMDGNYLRAMDSEINALRQENETLRKNCEKNDRRFSPKDFEDNDEKVKNLTGLATFALLMTLFNYLEPFLQNMDVLDKFRCLVLTLMRLRLNLSVLFLSYDFDISKASVSRIFSSVIDVMYLRMKPFVHWPDRESLQLTMPMQFRKKLWT